Below is a window of Cryobacterium sp. PAMC25264 DNA.
GTTCGACATCCACCACGACCCCACCCAGGGCTGGGTGCTGCTCTTCGCCGTGCTCGTGCTCGGCGGCCTGCTCACCTCGCTGTTCGTACCCCGTCGTCGCCTCTGGGTGAAGGCGATCGAACAGGCGGATGGCTCGGTGCGGCTCGAATACGCCGGGCTCGCCCGCGGTGAGGACCCCGGACTGGAATCGGCGGTGACGTCTTTCGCCGACCGGCATGCCGCACTCATGGAACGCTCCGCCCCGGTCCTAAAACCGGCCGATCCCGCTTAGGCTGTAAAACGTGAATCTGAACGAGCTCTCGATCCTCAGCCTCTACTCGGCCATGGCCGTGTACGCGCTGGCGTTCATCGCCTTTGCGATCGATCTGGCCAAGCGCAGTTCCGCCGTCGACTCGGCGGCTGTGGCCGCCGCATCCGGTGCTTCCGGTGAATCCTCGGTGGCCGGGGCGGTGGCGGGTGGCACCACGACGCTCACCCGCATCAGCGCGCGCATCGCCAACGACGCCGTCACGCCGTACGGTCGCTCCGCGAGCCTCCGGGTGGGCGTCTCGCTCACCGTGCTGGCCTGGGGCCTGCACGTCGTGGCCGCGGTGCTCCGCGGCATCGCCGCCGAGCGGGTGCCGTGGGCCAACATGTACGAGTTCGCCATGACGGGCACGCTGCTCATCGTCACGGTCTTCCTCATCGTGCTCACCCGCACTGACCTGCGCTTCCTCGGCACCTTCGTCACGGGCCTGATCCTGATCCTGCTCGGCATCGCCGCCCTGCAGTTCTACGTCGAGGTGGCACCGCTGCCGCCGGCGTTGCAGTCGGTGTGGCTGGTCATCCACGTGTTCGTTGCGTCGCTCGGCACGGGTTTCTTCGCCCTCGGCTTCGCGCTCTCCTTCGTGCAGCTGCTGCAGTCGCGGCGCGAAGAGCAGGCCGGCACCGACAAGCCCGGCCGGCTCAAGTTCCTGAAGACGCTGCCCACGGCGTTCACGCTGGAGAACCTGGCCTACCGCGTCAACATCATCGGCTTCATCCTGTGGACGTTCACCCTGATGGCCGGGTCGATCTGGGCCGAACGCGCCTGGGGTCGGTACTGGGGTTGGGACACCAAAGAGGTGTGGACCTTCATCATCTGGGTGATCTACGCCGGGTACATCCATGCGCGGGCCACCCGCGGTTGGCGCGGCTCGCGCTCGGCCTGGCTGGCCATCATCGGCTTCGCCGCCGTGATGTTCAACTTCGGCATCGTGAACGTGTTCTTCAAGGGTCTGCACGCCTACTCCGGCCTCTAACCCACAGCCGCACACATCCGCGAACTGTGAGCAAAGCCCCGAAAACGGGCCCGTTCCGGTGCTTAGCTCACAGTTCGCGGACGTCGGCGAGGAGGGCGTGCACTCGGGTGATCCGGGCGAGCCACCAGTCGCGGCGCTCGGCGCTCGCGGCGTAGGTGTCCAGCAGGTCCGCATCCGGCACCACGCGTCGAACCG
It encodes the following:
- the ccsB gene encoding c-type cytochrome biogenesis protein CcsB, which produces MAVYALAFIAFAIDLAKRSSAVDSAAVAAASGASGESSVAGAVAGGTTTLTRISARIANDAVTPYGRSASLRVGVSLTVLAWGLHVVAAVLRGIAAERVPWANMYEFAMTGTLLIVTVFLIVLTRTDLRFLGTFVTGLILILLGIAALQFYVEVAPLPPALQSVWLVIHVFVASLGTGFFALGFALSFVQLLQSRREEQAGTDKPGRLKFLKTLPTAFTLENLAYRVNIIGFILWTFTLMAGSIWAERAWGRYWGWDTKEVWTFIIWVIYAGYIHARATRGWRGSRSAWLAIIGFAAVMFNFGIVNVFFKGLHAYSGL